The uncultured Bacteroides sp. genome includes the window TGAAAGAATGGGAAAAGAAACGACGCCCCGAGATATTAAATACTTTCAGAACCTACATGTATGGAAAAACGCCCGGAAAGCCTAAGAACATGCATTGGACCATTGAATCAGTTGATCGGGAAGCGCTGAATGGGCGGGCCACCCGAAAACTAATAACCATATATTTCTCTAAGGGAGAAAGCGACCCTTGCCTTCATCTGCAAATTTATCTTCCCAATGATGTTAAAGGCCCCATTCCTGTGTTTCTTGGAATCAGCTTTCTTCCCAATTATAGCATTTATGATGACCCCGGCGTAAAGCTACCGGAAAAGACAACAAACACCACTTTATCAACGCGCTTTCCTGTAAAGCGCGGCACGATGAAAGAAGCCTGGCAGTTGGATTTGCTTTTACAAAATGGATATGGACTGGCCACTTTCTGCTATTCGGATATTGATCCTGATGCTGATAATGGATTTAAAAACGGCGTGCAACCTCTCTTCTACAAAAAGAATCAGCAGTTTCCCATGCCCGATGAATGGGGATCAATTGCCGCTTGGGCATGGGGAGCCAGCCGTGCCATGGATTACCTCGAGAAAGATAAAGAGATCGATTCAAAACACGTTGCCATTGTAGGCCATTCACGTCTGGGAAAAACAGCCGTGTGGGCAGGCGCAAGCGACCAACGCTTTGCGTTGGTTATCTCCGGAAATTCAGGTTGTTGTGGCGCTGCTATTTCCAGAAGAATGTTTGGAGAAACCATTGAAGCCTATAATGTCCGCTTCCCACATCATTTTAATGGCAACTTCAAACAATTCAACGGTCGTGAAAAATATCTTCCTTTTGACCAACATGAACTTATCGCTCTTGTCGCTCCCCGTCCCATCTATATAGCAAGTGCAAGTGAAGACAATTGGTCCGATCAAAAAGGTGAGTTCTTAGGAGGAAAAGGGGCTGAGCCTGTTTACGCTCTTTACGGATTACCGGGAATCGGAGCCGAATCAATGCCTAATATTGATGTACCCCTTACTGATGGTACCATCGCTTATCATAACCGTACGGGTCCTCACGCTCTATTACGTTATGATTGGGTACAATTTATTAAATTCGCCAACCGATTTATGAAAACTAAGAAATAAGATGAAAAGACTCATTCAATTTTTATTTATATACAGCCTGCCGTTGGGGCTATATGCCCAAAACACATCTTGTAAAAACATTCATCAAACTCCGATTGCCACACTCGAAGAGAACGTTCAGACACCTCCCACCGATTTTGCCAACCACGTTATCTGGGGCTTGGAAGGAGAAATGAGCTTAAAAACAATCCGCCAT containing:
- a CDS encoding acetylxylan esterase, whose translation is MKKYHLFLIVLLSICTCETTLAQKSAVADKKYSELANYDESKVPQYTLPDPLTFNDGEKVKTVKEWEKKRRPEILNTFRTYMYGKTPGKPKNMHWTIESVDREALNGRATRKLITIYFSKGESDPCLHLQIYLPNDVKGPIPVFLGISFLPNYSIYDDPGVKLPEKTTNTTLSTRFPVKRGTMKEAWQLDLLLQNGYGLATFCYSDIDPDADNGFKNGVQPLFYKKNQQFPMPDEWGSIAAWAWGASRAMDYLEKDKEIDSKHVAIVGHSRLGKTAVWAGASDQRFALVISGNSGCCGAAISRRMFGETIEAYNVRFPHHFNGNFKQFNGREKYLPFDQHELIALVAPRPIYIASASEDNWSDQKGEFLGGKGAEPVYALYGLPGIGAESMPNIDVPLTDGTIAYHNRTGPHALLRYDWVQFIKFANRFMKTKK